A stretch of the Lactuca sativa cultivar Salinas chromosome 9, Lsat_Salinas_v11, whole genome shotgun sequence genome encodes the following:
- the LOC128128427 gene encoding putative germin-like protein 2-1: protein MTAHLLLFGLLAAGCSLAFASDPSPLQDFCVADQNSRVFVNGLVCKESRLVQADDFFYRGLQLMGNTSNAVGSAVTPVTVEELPGLNTLGISMARIDFAPQGINPPHTHPRATEILTVMEGRILVGFVTSNPQNRLITKELQKGDVFVFPEGLIHFQKNVGNGYAVAIAALSSQNPGVITIANAIFGSNPDIAGDILAKAFQVDINLVYQIQSKF from the exons ATGACGGCTCATTTGCTTTTATTTGGTCTCTTGGCGGCAGGTTGTTCCCTTGCGTTTGCTTCGGACCCTAGTCCTCTTCAGGACTTCTGTGTGGCAGACCAAAATAGCAGAG TATTCGTGAATGGCTTGGTTTGCAAAGAGTCAAGGCTAGTACAAGCTGATGATTTCTTTTATAGAGGACTGCAACTAATGGGAAATACATCGAATGCTGTTGGGTCTGCTGTGACTCCAGTGACCGTAGAAGAGTTGCCAGGACTTAACACTCTTGGTATCTCAATGGCACGTATTGACTTTGCACCACAGGGTATTAACCCCCCACATACACACCCTCGGGCCACTGAAATTTTGACTGTTATGGAAGGCCGTATTCTAGTCGGATTTGTCACGTCCAACCCTCAAAACCGACTCATCACAAAAGAACTTCAGAAAGGCGATGTTTTCGTGTTCCCAGAAGGCCTGATTCACTTCCAGAAAAACGTGGGAAATGGCTATGCTGTTGCTATTGCAGCTTTGAGTAGTCAAAATCCAGGTGTTATTACCATTGCAAACGCTATTTTTGGGTCAAATCCCGATATCGCTGGAGATATTCTTGCAAAGGCCTTTCAAGTTGACATCAACCTCGTCTATCAAATTCAATCGAAATTCtag